One genomic window of Ruminococcus gauvreauii includes the following:
- a CDS encoding glycyl radical protein has product MEKAYLSRIESLRKQYLDTRVDMDVYNAKYLTEGFKESEGEPWIIQKAIGFRHQCLKKNIFIQDNELLVGGAAFKPRAGILCADSSCSILDRELDTISTRKFDPFFLSEDGKKVFTEEVSEYWKNKCLLDRWHKLAPEDMCTLRDNGMIYIDRKAVRGYGETTPDWPMILAKGVGGIRKEAEEALSRLDDSRAGDLEKIFFYKSEIIAADAVIALANRHADLAEQMAAECKDEKRKAELLKIAEVNRRVPEHPARTLYEALQSMLSYEYAIYMEQNASSYNLGRIDQYMWPYYKADLDAGRITPDEAQELLDCMWIKIAELSLFQDEVTAQFAAGYCITVQVCVGGIDQYGNDATNDLSYMAIQATQDVRFKEPNLSIRYNIAKNPDSLLRKGCEAIREGLSMPAIYHDDAGIRMVLNKGVPLSEAWDWNPCGCVETNLCGRMKQYTDMADVNMGGIVEMALNNGVSRITGKQCSVQTGDPRNFKTFEEFYDAVKTHIRYFVDVVVSGNQLLDYLSMNYRTVPVLSLGYHDCMRQGIDYSGGGAKYNCGGGVITVGQADIINSIAAVKYLVYDEKKLTMDELLKALDANFEGYEDIHQMCMDAPKYGNDDERADFCVGELFTYVTDTFETYNTKFGKMTTGMLPVSGNTPIGAWVGALPSGHYAGAPLTDGIGATGGTDVNGPTALLKSVSHIPHARFTQGTQLNMKIEPAILQGESGLRNMMNMLKTQCTLDIYHSQFNVVDRETLIDAQAHPEEHRDLLIRVAGYTAFFVELGKEVQDEIIGRTEISSFGGCGCR; this is encoded by the coding sequence ATGGAAAAAGCTTATCTTTCAAGAATTGAATCTTTAAGAAAACAGTATCTTGACACACGGGTAGACATGGATGTCTACAACGCAAAATACCTCACCGAGGGTTTTAAGGAGAGTGAGGGTGAACCCTGGATCATTCAGAAGGCGATCGGGTTCCGGCATCAGTGCCTGAAAAAGAACATATTCATTCAGGACAATGAACTGCTGGTAGGCGGCGCCGCATTCAAGCCGCGTGCCGGTATCCTCTGTGCAGACAGCTCCTGTTCCATCCTGGACCGGGAGCTTGATACCATCAGCACCCGGAAATTCGATCCGTTCTTCTTAAGCGAAGATGGAAAAAAAGTCTTCACAGAAGAGGTTTCCGAGTATTGGAAAAACAAGTGTCTCCTGGACCGCTGGCACAAGCTCGCTCCTGAGGATATGTGTACCCTGCGGGATAACGGCATGATCTATATTGACCGAAAGGCGGTTCGCGGCTACGGTGAGACGACCCCCGACTGGCCTATGATACTCGCCAAGGGCGTGGGCGGTATCAGAAAAGAGGCGGAGGAAGCCCTGTCACGGCTGGATGACTCCCGTGCGGGGGACCTGGAGAAGATATTCTTCTACAAGTCGGAAATCATTGCGGCTGACGCGGTCATCGCACTGGCAAACCGCCACGCGGACCTGGCAGAACAGATGGCTGCAGAGTGCAAGGATGAGAAGCGTAAGGCTGAACTCCTGAAGATCGCCGAAGTAAATCGCCGCGTACCGGAACATCCGGCCCGCACTCTGTACGAGGCGCTTCAGTCGATGCTGTCCTACGAGTATGCCATCTATATGGAACAGAATGCTTCTTCCTACAATCTGGGACGGATTGATCAGTATATGTGGCCTTACTATAAGGCAGATCTGGACGCAGGCCGGATCACACCCGATGAAGCCCAGGAGCTCCTGGACTGTATGTGGATCAAGATCGCTGAGCTGTCTCTGTTCCAGGACGAAGTGACTGCACAGTTTGCGGCTGGCTACTGTATCACCGTACAGGTATGCGTCGGCGGAATCGATCAGTATGGCAATGATGCCACCAATGACCTGTCCTACATGGCGATCCAGGCCACCCAGGATGTCCGTTTCAAGGAGCCGAATCTGTCCATTCGCTACAACATCGCCAAGAACCCTGATTCTTTGCTGAGAAAAGGATGTGAAGCGATCCGCGAGGGCCTGTCCATGCCTGCCATCTATCATGACGATGCCGGAATCCGGATGGTGCTGAACAAGGGTGTGCCGCTGTCCGAGGCATGGGATTGGAATCCCTGCGGCTGCGTGGAGACCAACCTGTGCGGCCGCATGAAACAATACACCGATATGGCGGATGTGAATATGGGCGGTATCGTTGAAATGGCGCTGAACAACGGTGTATCGCGCATCACCGGCAAACAGTGTTCTGTGCAGACCGGAGACCCCCGGAATTTTAAAACTTTCGAGGAATTTTATGACGCCGTCAAGACTCATATCCGTTACTTTGTGGATGTTGTCGTATCCGGCAATCAGCTCCTGGATTACCTGAGCATGAACTATCGCACCGTCCCCGTCCTGTCACTGGGATATCACGACTGCATGCGCCAGGGCATTGATTATTCCGGCGGCGGCGCAAAATACAACTGCGGCGGCGGCGTCATCACGGTGGGCCAGGCAGACATTATCAATTCCATTGCAGCCGTCAAATATCTGGTGTATGACGAGAAAAAACTCACCATGGATGAACTTCTGAAGGCCCTCGACGCCAATTTTGAGGGTTATGAAGATATCCATCAGATGTGCATGGATGCCCCCAAGTACGGAAATGACGACGAGCGTGCAGACTTCTGCGTAGGCGAACTCTTTACTTACGTGACCGATACTTTCGAGACATATAATACGAAATTCGGCAAGATGACGACCGGCATGCTCCCCGTATCCGGAAACACTCCGATCGGTGCATGGGTCGGAGCACTGCCTTCCGGTCATTACGCAGGCGCACCTCTGACGGACGGAATCGGAGCCACAGGAGGAACGGATGTGAACGGTCCTACGGCACTCCTGAAGTCTGTCAGCCATATTCCGCACGCCCGCTTCACACAGGGGACGCAGCTGAACATGAAGATCGAACCGGCGATCCTGCAGGGAGAATCCGGGCTGCGCAATATGATGAATATGTTAAAGACCCAGTGTACGCTGGATATCTATCATTCCCAGTTCAACGTCGTGGACAGGGAAACACTGATTGACGCTCAGGCGCATCCGGAAGAACATCGCGACCTTCTGATCCGTGTTGCAGGTTACACCGCGTTCTTTGTCGAGCTCGGCAAAGAGGTACAGGATGAAATCATCGGGCGTACCGAGATTTCTTCCTTTGGCGGCTGCGGTTGCAGATGA
- a CDS encoding MATE family efflux transporter, with protein MAERKSSLTEGAVAKGLFLFALPLLGSSLIQQLYNTVDLIFVGNFLGKSAAAAIGSTTLIVNCIIGFFNGMGMGVGVLTAQFYGAGKKDRIKETVHTAAGLTLLLSLIITAVGWILCPYLLSLLKIPVDIRVPAATYLRIYLLSILSIVAYNMSAGVLRALGNSRTPMLCQLLGGIVNVAADALFICVFDMGIAGAGLATIFSQSMAAVLTIRCVCRLPKDYRLELRRVTIKPGMSKAIFKIGIPEAIRSMMITFANLMVQTQINILGVNSMAAYASYTKAEGFLYLPQWAIGQANTTFVGQNLGAGNMERTKKGTRTAIFMVIGITIAISTAILVFPEQVFRLFSNDPEIIRLSAKIGCTTFGLYFLYGIVEVTAGAIRGSGHSTPPMVILMINMCGVRLIVLHLLLKYFDTIDKIILVFPITWICSSLSMLLYYRFGRWKTSALLDSKKL; from the coding sequence ATGGCGGAAAGAAAGAGCAGTCTGACCGAAGGGGCGGTTGCAAAAGGTTTGTTTTTATTTGCCCTGCCTTTGCTGGGAAGCAGTTTGATCCAACAGTTATATAATACTGTGGATCTTATTTTTGTAGGCAATTTTCTGGGGAAGTCCGCGGCGGCGGCCATCGGATCTACCACGTTGATCGTCAACTGCATTATCGGGTTTTTCAATGGAATGGGAATGGGTGTCGGCGTCCTGACAGCCCAGTTCTATGGCGCCGGGAAGAAAGACAGGATCAAAGAAACGGTGCATACGGCGGCCGGGCTGACCCTGCTTCTCTCTTTAATTATTACCGCAGTGGGATGGATACTCTGCCCTTACTTGCTCTCTCTGCTTAAGATCCCAGTGGATATCCGGGTGCCTGCGGCTACGTATCTGAGAATCTACCTGCTGAGCATTCTGTCCATAGTTGCCTACAATATGAGCGCAGGTGTCTTAAGGGCTCTGGGCAATTCAAGGACGCCTATGCTCTGTCAGCTGCTGGGAGGAATTGTAAACGTAGCGGCAGATGCTCTTTTTATCTGTGTATTTGACATGGGGATTGCAGGGGCGGGCCTGGCAACGATATTTTCGCAGAGCATGGCTGCGGTGCTGACCATTCGCTGTGTCTGCAGACTGCCGAAGGACTACAGGCTGGAACTGCGCAGGGTGACTATCAAACCGGGTATGTCAAAAGCAATCTTTAAGATCGGTATTCCGGAAGCGATCCGGTCTATGATGATCACATTTGCGAATCTGATGGTACAGACCCAGATCAATATTCTGGGGGTGAATTCCATGGCAGCCTATGCATCCTACACCAAAGCGGAAGGATTTCTGTATCTGCCCCAGTGGGCGATCGGCCAGGCCAACACTACGTTCGTGGGACAGAACCTCGGGGCAGGGAACATGGAACGGACGAAAAAAGGGACACGGACGGCCATTTTCATGGTGATCGGGATTACGATCGCGATCAGTACCGCCATTTTGGTCTTTCCGGAGCAGGTATTTCGTCTGTTCTCCAACGATCCGGAGATCATCAGGCTTAGCGCAAAAATCGGCTGCACGACGTTCGGACTGTACTTCCTGTATGGAATCGTGGAAGTGACTGCAGGTGCCATCCGCGGATCCGGACACAGTACGCCTCCCATGGTCATTCTGATGATCAACATGTGCGGTGTGAGGCTGATTGTTCTCCATCTTTTGCTGAAATACTTTGATACCATTGACAAGATCATACTCGTGTTCCCGATTACATGGATTTGTTCCAGTCTGTCCATGCTGCTCTACTATCGTTTCGGCAGATGGAAGACGTCTGCCCTGCTGGACAGTAAAAAATTGTAG